A stretch of Paenibacillus mucilaginosus 3016 DNA encodes these proteins:
- a CDS encoding SDR family NAD(P)-dependent oxidoreductase: MAEHRRVCVTGTDRGVGLALTESLLHAGCTVFAGGISRENPEMDRLKEAFPQTLHAFYLDVGSDESVREAGALIRSRTDALDVLINNAALLGDTSVPIEGELDFDEMLRVYDVSALGAIRMSNALIGPLMNGGKLIVNISSEAGSITQSYREAWFGYCMAKSALNMGSTIIHNRIRRNGGRVLLFHPGWVKTYMSGTWNDAGTYTPQEAAENILRRIDEYGSEIREQPIYIEADTGRELPW, encoded by the coding sequence ATGGCAGAGCACCGGAGGGTTTGCGTCACGGGAACGGACAGAGGCGTAGGGCTGGCACTGACGGAATCGCTGCTGCACGCAGGGTGTACTGTATTTGCGGGCGGGATCTCCAGGGAGAATCCCGAGATGGACCGGCTGAAGGAGGCGTTTCCGCAGACGCTGCATGCGTTCTACCTTGATGTGGGCAGCGACGAGAGTGTACGGGAAGCGGGAGCGCTGATCCGCAGCCGGACGGATGCTCTGGATGTGCTGATCAATAATGCGGCGCTGCTCGGGGATACTTCGGTACCGATCGAGGGGGAGCTTGATTTTGACGAGATGCTGCGGGTGTATGATGTCTCGGCCCTCGGGGCGATCCGGATGTCGAACGCCTTGATCGGTCCGCTGATGAACGGCGGCAAGCTCATCGTGAACATCTCCTCGGAAGCGGGCAGCATCACCCAGAGCTACCGGGAAGCGTGGTTCGGCTACTGTATGGCTAAGAGCGCGTTGAACATGGGATCGACGATCATTCATAACCGTATACGGCGTAACGGCGGGCGCGTGCTGCTGTTCCACCCCGGGTGGGTGAAGACCTACATGAGCGGAACATGGAACGATGCGGGCACCTACACTCCGCAGGAGGCGGCAGAGAACATCCTGCGGCGGATCGACGAGTACGGGAGCGAGATCCGGGAGCAGCCGATCTATATCGAAGCGGACACCGGCAGAGAGCTGCCTTGGTAG
- a CDS encoding helix-turn-helix domain-containing protein, with amino-acid sequence MPKHLEPPSLTPEEAGGTVIAGHFDEGDRYVTSRPAGRKDWLLTYTLDGEGYYETPEGELHCRRGDLVLLKPDTPHKYGTVKGGRWEFMWVHFSERIGETGMLPAAPLLLHQVSDNPAGRRIYRAFRRILTDSVERNAYWQELCEQAIREILLLLAQSMNRGMDPRIRSVLHLLSSRLREGVRIEEAARTAGLSPSRLSHLFKAETGVSIIETLNRMRVQQAALLLRHTDRTALEVSQDVGYQNYHHFAAQFRRAYGVNPSTYKSRESGTSV; translated from the coding sequence GTGCCGAAGCATTTGGAGCCGCCCTCACTAACGCCGGAGGAGGCCGGCGGGACGGTGATTGCCGGGCATTTTGATGAAGGGGACCGTTATGTCACCTCCCGCCCCGCAGGCAGAAAAGATTGGCTGCTCACCTATACCCTGGATGGTGAAGGGTACTATGAGACGCCGGAAGGGGAGCTCCACTGCCGCCGGGGCGACCTCGTGCTCTTGAAGCCGGACACCCCCCACAAGTATGGGACTGTGAAGGGCGGCCGGTGGGAGTTCATGTGGGTTCACTTCTCGGAGCGCATCGGGGAAACCGGCATGCTTCCGGCCGCCCCCCTCCTCCTGCATCAGGTGAGCGACAATCCCGCGGGACGGCGGATCTATCGGGCTTTCCGGCGCATCCTGACCGACTCCGTCGAGCGGAATGCGTACTGGCAGGAGCTGTGCGAGCAGGCGATCCGCGAGATTCTGCTGCTGCTCGCCCAGTCCATGAACCGCGGGATGGATCCGCGCATCCGCTCGGTGCTTCACCTGCTGTCCTCCCGGCTGCGCGAGGGGGTGCGGATTGAAGAGGCCGCCCGGACCGCCGGCCTGTCGCCCTCCCGGCTGTCGCACCTGTTCAAGGCCGAGACCGGGGTCTCGATCATCGAGACGCTGAACCGCATGCGGGTCCAGCAGGCCGCCCTGCTGCTCCGCCACACCGACCGCACTGCGCTGGAGGTCTCGCAGGACGTGGGGTACCAGAACTACCACCACTTTGCGGCGCAGTTCCGCCGGGCTTACGGGGTGAACCCGAGCACGTACAAGAGCAGGGAGAGTGGAACGAGTGTGTAA
- a CDS encoding DUF2203 domain-containing protein, with amino-acid sequence MNNRRFTLEEANAMLPRLREDLAKLQELVKQFEGLYQELKQAKAEYLLQPAGQEGGDPFFEMEGRLDFLRIEAELFIENFTRQGVLLKMIKPGLIDFPAVVDGEEVLICWKEGEERITHYHGWHDGFAGRKPFPDA; translated from the coding sequence GTGAACAACAGAAGATTTACTCTGGAGGAAGCCAATGCGATGCTGCCCCGGCTCCGGGAAGATTTGGCCAAGCTGCAGGAGCTCGTGAAGCAGTTCGAGGGACTCTACCAGGAACTGAAGCAGGCCAAGGCTGAATACTTGCTGCAGCCCGCCGGCCAGGAGGGCGGTGACCCGTTCTTCGAGATGGAGGGACGGCTCGACTTCCTGCGGATCGAAGCGGAGCTTTTCATCGAGAACTTCACGCGCCAGGGCGTGCTGCTCAAGATGATCAAGCCCGGACTGATCGACTTCCCTGCCGTTGTGGACGGCGAAGAGGTGCTCATCTGCTGGAAGGAAGGCGAGGAGCGCATCACGCACTACCATGGCTGGCATGACGGATTCGCGGGCCGCAAGCCTTTTCCGGACGCCTAA
- a CDS encoding beta-mannosidase, with product MTITKPAYMTLSGWEFKACKDEHWLPAAVPGCVHTDLLRNGKIEDPFYGTNEKRLQWIDKEDWEYRTSFAASPEQLSRANVELVFDGLDTYADVTLNGQPILSADNMFRSWRADVKELLQEENTLRVRFRSPIQEDLPKLRALGYALPAANDQSEAGGLGDEKVSVFARKAPYHYGWDWGPRFVTSGIWKDVRLESWSGIRIRDFHIRQDQVTAEAARLTALVEVETDEAWSGELRVSAEGRQWSRDVRLEAGSHTVQLAAELESPRLWWSRGLGAQELTDFRAELVSGGDVHAQETVTTGLRSAKLVRQKDAHGTSFYIELNGVPVFCKGANHIPNDSFVTEVTYERYRHEVASAAEANMNMLRVWGGGIYEHDDFYRLCDEYGILVWQDFMFACSMYPGDEAFLASVRSEAEENVKRLRRHPSVVLWCGNNEMDTAWSHYDENAGWGWKKKYSPELREKIWRDYEAIFHEILPETIRALSPETDYWPSSPMREVTGDANQHATSSSPDGDIHYWGVWHNVEPFSNYKVHIGRFMSEYGFQSFPEEKTVETYAAEEDMALVSEVMLSHQKNGRGNMLIKEYMDQYLSEPKDFRSFLYMSQVLQGEAMKTAIEAHRRRMGFTMGSLYWQMNDCWPVASWAGMDYLGRWKALQYYAKRSFRDVMLSLDENDGKVEIHGVSDLQVPLTGTLELRLLDFQGNVLRQWPASVTLAANAAGHLKSLAREEVLEGADPASVVLTARFEGSEGTTDLKEHYFLPVKDLRLEEPGVRITRRTEGEQVLFTLEADRLAKQVWLSSEAEGHFTDNFFDLLPGSPVTVAFRKRSDGGEPFAAGDPGSMQVRSMYDFIKSSAGAQEADRQAEEQAL from the coding sequence GTGACGATAACGAAACCTGCCTATATGACCCTGTCCGGCTGGGAATTCAAGGCCTGCAAAGATGAGCACTGGCTGCCCGCCGCCGTACCGGGCTGTGTACATACGGATCTGCTCCGAAACGGGAAGATCGAAGATCCTTTTTACGGCACGAATGAGAAGAGGCTGCAGTGGATCGACAAGGAAGACTGGGAGTACCGCACGAGCTTCGCTGCATCACCCGAACAACTGAGCCGAGCGAACGTCGAGCTTGTATTCGACGGCCTCGATACGTATGCCGACGTTACCCTGAACGGGCAGCCGATTTTGTCGGCCGACAATATGTTCCGCTCCTGGCGCGCCGACGTCAAAGAGCTGCTGCAGGAGGAGAACACGCTGCGCGTCCGGTTCCGCTCTCCGATTCAGGAGGATCTGCCGAAGCTGCGGGCGCTCGGGTATGCGCTGCCTGCGGCCAACGACCAGAGTGAAGCGGGCGGTCTTGGGGACGAAAAAGTAAGCGTTTTCGCCCGGAAGGCGCCGTATCACTACGGCTGGGACTGGGGCCCGCGGTTTGTAACCAGCGGCATTTGGAAGGACGTGCGGCTCGAGAGCTGGTCCGGCATCCGCATCCGGGATTTCCACATCCGCCAGGATCAGGTGACGGCGGAGGCGGCGCGTCTCACGGCGCTGGTCGAGGTCGAGACGGACGAAGCCTGGAGCGGGGAGCTCCGCGTATCGGCCGAGGGGCGGCAGTGGAGCCGCGACGTCCGTCTGGAAGCCGGCAGCCATACAGTCCAGCTGGCCGCCGAGCTGGAGAGCCCGCGTCTGTGGTGGTCCCGCGGCCTGGGGGCGCAGGAGCTGACGGACTTCCGTGCGGAGCTGGTATCCGGCGGGGATGTGCATGCGCAGGAGACGGTGACGACCGGCCTGCGGTCGGCGAAGCTCGTACGCCAGAAGGATGCGCACGGCACGAGCTTCTACATCGAGCTCAACGGCGTGCCGGTCTTCTGCAAGGGCGCCAACCACATTCCGAACGACAGCTTCGTGACCGAGGTCACTTACGAACGCTACCGCCACGAGGTGGCCTCGGCGGCGGAGGCCAACATGAACATGCTGCGCGTCTGGGGCGGCGGGATCTACGAGCACGACGATTTCTACCGGCTGTGCGACGAGTACGGCATCCTCGTGTGGCAGGATTTCATGTTCGCCTGCAGCATGTATCCGGGGGACGAGGCGTTCCTGGCCAGCGTCCGCTCCGAGGCCGAGGAGAATGTGAAGCGGCTGCGCCGCCACCCGTCGGTCGTGCTGTGGTGCGGCAACAATGAGATGGACACGGCCTGGTCCCACTATGACGAGAATGCGGGCTGGGGGTGGAAGAAGAAGTACAGTCCGGAGCTCCGGGAGAAGATCTGGCGGGATTACGAGGCGATTTTCCATGAAATTCTGCCCGAAACCATCCGTGCCCTGTCGCCGGAGACGGATTACTGGCCGTCTTCCCCGATGCGGGAAGTGACCGGGGATGCGAATCAGCATGCCACGAGCTCCTCGCCGGATGGGGATATCCACTACTGGGGCGTGTGGCATAACGTCGAGCCGTTCTCGAACTACAAGGTGCATATCGGCCGCTTCATGAGCGAGTACGGCTTCCAGTCGTTCCCTGAGGAGAAGACGGTGGAGACCTATGCGGCCGAAGAAGATATGGCGCTCGTCTCCGAGGTCATGCTCAGCCACCAGAAGAACGGGCGGGGCAACATGCTCATCAAGGAGTACATGGACCAGTATCTCAGCGAGCCGAAGGACTTCCGCTCGTTCCTCTACATGAGCCAGGTGCTGCAGGGCGAAGCGATGAAAACCGCGATCGAAGCGCACCGCCGCCGCATGGGCTTCACGATGGGCTCGCTGTACTGGCAGATGAACGACTGCTGGCCGGTCGCTTCCTGGGCGGGCATGGATTATCTCGGCCGCTGGAAGGCGCTGCAGTATTACGCAAAGCGGAGCTTCCGCGACGTGATGCTGTCGCTCGACGAGAATGACGGCAAGGTCGAGATCCATGGGGTGTCCGACCTGCAGGTGCCGCTGACGGGAACGCTGGAGCTCCGGCTGCTCGACTTCCAGGGGAACGTGCTGAGGCAGTGGCCGGCTTCCGTGACGCTGGCTGCGAATGCGGCAGGCCATCTGAAGTCGCTGGCACGGGAGGAGGTGCTGGAAGGGGCCGACCCGGCATCGGTCGTACTCACGGCCCGCTTCGAAGGCAGCGAAGGCACGACCGATCTCAAGGAGCACTACTTCTTGCCGGTGAAGGATCTGCGGCTGGAGGAGCCGGGCGTGAGGATCACGCGGCGGACCGAAGGGGAGCAGGTGCTCTTCACGCTGGAGGCGGACCGTCTGGCGAAGCAGGTATGGCTGTCTTCGGAGGCCGAGGGCCACTTCACCGACAACTTCTTTGATCTGCTGCCGGGCAGTCCGGTGACCGTGGCGTTCCGCAAGCGTTCGGACGGCGGCGAGCCTTTCGCGGCCGGGGACCCGGGCAGCATGCAGGTGCGGTCGATGTACGATTTTATCAAAAGCAGTGCTGGGGCTCAGGAAGCGGACCGTCAAGCGGAGGAGCAGGCGCTGTAG
- a CDS encoding sugar phosphate isomerase/epimerase family protein, whose amino-acid sequence MLNSTRSIRTEDRPKLEVHMSWWGMNGQQITGENPSDEEKIRLIAEAGFDGVNGFLPESGDAGTWKELLNGHGLSFSVNAYPASVPELEAFMQRAAAYDGEIGHVNVQVMTPFLTGAPAVELLEGLQAPAGVYGIPVCIETHRGTITQDLLRTVEYVRAIESLRLTVDFSHYVTAGEMRTVSPEAEALLGTLLTRTSAIHGRISNGEQIQIDPGEHGEHEAVEHFVRWWKRGMEHWVQSAGREDVLPFVCELGPPPYAITRDEAAGRTEELGDRWSQSLWLARTARRLWEEARQVTDSALIPDEKLQ is encoded by the coding sequence GTGTTGAATTCGACGCGCTCTATCCGCACTGAGGACCGGCCGAAGCTGGAGGTTCACATGTCGTGGTGGGGCATGAACGGACAGCAGATCACAGGGGAAAATCCGTCGGACGAAGAGAAAATCCGGCTTATCGCGGAGGCGGGCTTTGACGGAGTGAACGGTTTTCTGCCGGAGTCCGGTGATGCCGGGACATGGAAGGAGCTGCTGAATGGCCACGGCCTGTCATTCAGCGTGAATGCATACCCGGCCTCCGTTCCGGAGCTGGAAGCGTTCATGCAGCGGGCGGCTGCGTACGACGGTGAGATCGGGCATGTGAATGTTCAGGTCATGACGCCGTTCCTGACCGGCGCCCCTGCCGTGGAGCTGCTGGAAGGACTGCAGGCACCGGCCGGGGTCTACGGGATCCCGGTTTGCATCGAGACCCACAGGGGGACGATCACGCAGGACCTGCTGCGGACGGTGGAGTATGTCCGGGCCATCGAGAGCCTGCGGCTGACGGTCGACTTCTCCCACTACGTGACCGCAGGCGAGATGCGTACGGTATCCCCTGAAGCCGAAGCGCTGCTGGGAACGCTGCTTACGCGCACTTCGGCAATTCACGGCCGGATCTCGAACGGGGAGCAGATTCAGATCGACCCGGGCGAGCATGGAGAGCATGAGGCGGTGGAGCATTTTGTCCGCTGGTGGAAGCGGGGGATGGAGCACTGGGTGCAGTCTGCGGGCAGGGAGGACGTCCTGCCGTTCGTCTGCGAGCTGGGGCCGCCCCCCTATGCGATCACGCGGGATGAGGCTGCAGGCAGAACCGAGGAGCTCGGGGACCGTTGGTCGCAGTCGCTGTGGCTGGCACGGACGGCCCGCCGCTTGTGGGAGGAGGCTCGCCAGGTAACTGACAGTGCACTGATACCAGATGAGAAGCTGCAGTGA
- a CDS encoding class I SAM-dependent methyltransferase gives MTEDLRIVVGAGAVCNNPDWIHTQEEELSLLNREQWAPRFREGSITAILAEHVWEHLTYDEGVQAARLCYDYLKPGGYIRCAVPDRWFPNDDYQRTVQVGGPGPKEHPAASHKIVHTCRSLQSLFASAGFEVELLEYCDESGRFHARDWDETKGFIYRTRRFDHRNRDGALRFVSLLVDAVKPESPAGWSSPQR, from the coding sequence GTGACTGAAGACCTGAGGATTGTCGTGGGGGCCGGGGCCGTCTGCAATAATCCGGACTGGATTCATACACAGGAAGAAGAGCTAAGCCTGCTGAACAGGGAGCAGTGGGCCCCCAGGTTCAGGGAGGGCTCTATCACCGCCATACTGGCGGAGCATGTCTGGGAGCATTTGACCTACGATGAGGGAGTCCAGGCAGCCCGGCTGTGTTACGACTATCTGAAGCCGGGAGGGTATATCCGCTGTGCCGTACCGGACAGGTGGTTTCCGAACGACGATTACCAGCGGACCGTTCAGGTGGGAGGACCGGGCCCGAAGGAGCATCCGGCCGCTTCCCACAAGATCGTCCATACCTGCCGGTCGCTGCAGAGCCTGTTCGCATCGGCCGGGTTCGAAGTGGAGCTCCTGGAGTATTGTGATGAGTCGGGCCGGTTCCATGCGCGGGACTGGGATGAGACGAAGGGATTCATTTACCGGACCCGGCGGTTCGACCACCGGAACCGGGATGGGGCCTTGAGGTTCGTGTCGCTGCTGGTTGATGCGGTCAAGCCGGAGAGCCCGGCTGGATGGTCTTCTCCGCAACGGTAA
- a CDS encoding ThuA domain-containing protein has product MAEKKKAMLLGDYTDAPWHPLEPARAELEAILGEAFELTATEDYDVLLRLQTEAGGYPLCIAYTDCWNRELTKAQTAGLLRYVAGGGGLLVIHNGISLQCSYELLQMIGAEFTGHPPYQKLRYSRTAEGEGHPLLEGVEDFELDEEPYLFEPDPFVERRIFLEFEFEGKRLPAGWEHDYGLGRVVYLQPGHHAPSFRPEPYRRLIRNSASWAAAGRVVSGRERGR; this is encoded by the coding sequence ATGGCGGAGAAAAAGAAAGCTATGCTACTTGGCGATTATACGGATGCCCCTTGGCATCCCCTGGAGCCTGCGCGCGCGGAACTCGAAGCGATTCTGGGCGAAGCGTTCGAGCTGACGGCGACGGAGGACTATGACGTCCTGCTCCGGCTGCAGACGGAGGCGGGCGGCTATCCGCTCTGCATCGCCTACACGGACTGCTGGAACCGGGAGCTGACCAAGGCGCAGACCGCCGGCCTGCTCCGGTACGTGGCGGGCGGGGGCGGCCTGCTCGTGATCCACAACGGCATCTCGCTGCAGTGCAGCTACGAGCTGCTGCAGATGATCGGGGCCGAGTTCACCGGCCATCCGCCGTATCAGAAGCTGCGGTATTCCCGCACGGCGGAAGGGGAAGGGCATCCGCTGCTGGAAGGCGTAGAGGACTTCGAGCTCGACGAGGAGCCGTACCTGTTCGAGCCGGATCCGTTCGTCGAGCGGAGGATCTTCCTCGAATTCGAATTCGAGGGCAAGCGGCTGCCCGCCGGCTGGGAACACGACTACGGCCTCGGCCGGGTGGTGTATCTGCAGCCGGGGCACCACGCGCCGTCGTTCCGGCCGGAGCCGTACCGGCGGCTGATCCGCAACAGCGCAAGCTGGGCGGCGGCCGGCCGGGTGGTGAGCGGGCGTGAACGCGGGCGGTGA
- a CDS encoding helix-turn-helix transcriptional regulator gives MQSRHPRIKHTVNSCQDIKFYYAGTEACESGQTWGPGVKDHYKIFYIHSGRGTFRTAAAEYPRSAGDGFFLVPGELYDYEADAHDPWKLSWVAFNGEAVPLYLEQAGLSYESPLFTCPPDGPTRQSLQAMIEADRNPDSFSRPLRLTAALYTFLAALLDAIQAGPVDPNRSSIKSYYVAQALDFIETNYSWSVSIEDMAHALGLSRKYIASLFKTAVGVPPQQYLCRYRMEKARELMQGSLSIKEISYSVGYSDQLIFSRMFKKTFGYAPKEYRRKSGGV, from the coding sequence ATGCAATCCCGTCATCCGAGGATTAAACACACCGTCAATTCCTGCCAGGATATCAAATTCTACTATGCCGGCACGGAAGCATGCGAGAGCGGACAGACCTGGGGGCCCGGCGTCAAGGATCATTACAAAATCTTCTACATCCACAGCGGCCGGGGAACCTTCCGCACCGCAGCAGCGGAATACCCGCGGTCGGCGGGAGACGGATTCTTCCTGGTGCCCGGCGAGCTCTATGATTACGAGGCCGATGCACACGATCCGTGGAAGTTATCGTGGGTGGCGTTCAACGGCGAAGCGGTGCCTCTGTATCTTGAGCAGGCCGGCCTTTCTTACGAAAGCCCGCTGTTCACCTGTCCGCCGGACGGCCCGACCCGCCAGAGCCTGCAGGCCATGATCGAAGCGGACCGGAATCCGGACAGCTTCAGCCGGCCGCTCCGCCTGACGGCGGCCCTTTACACCTTCCTCGCGGCTCTGCTCGATGCGATCCAGGCCGGCCCGGTTGACCCGAACCGCAGCTCCATCAAGTCCTATTACGTCGCCCAGGCGCTCGATTTTATCGAAACGAACTACTCGTGGTCCGTCTCCATCGAGGACATGGCCCACGCGCTCGGGTTGAGCCGCAAATATATCGCGAGCCTCTTCAAGACTGCCGTCGGCGTCCCGCCCCAGCAGTATCTCTGCCGCTACCGGATGGAGAAAGCCCGCGAGCTCATGCAGGGCTCCCTGTCGATCAAGGAAATCTCGTATTCCGTAGGGTACAGCGACCAGCTCATTTTCTCCCGCATGTTCAAAAAGACGTTCGGCTATGCGCCCAAGGAATACCGGCGGAAATCCGGAGGGGTCTAG
- a CDS encoding class I SAM-dependent methyltransferase has translation MERLDIERINHIRIKEKEYHDDCYDNVKLFQAGSWLQKPVKSVMEALGHCRPSENLQLLDLGCGVGRNSIPLAERMGRGGGKIVCVDLLPSAISHLNRYAAQYGVADRIEGVVSDIRNYRIPPDAFDYMFSVSALEHLETQAAFDGVLTGMMEGTRAGGVHCLLINANITETAVDTGESLDPMFELLFETDELLARLSVRYHGWRVLQQTVKSFVMRIKRDGRPVKLGTDVVTWAVQKI, from the coding sequence ATGGAAAGATTGGACATCGAGCGAATCAACCACATTCGGATCAAGGAAAAAGAATATCACGATGACTGTTACGACAACGTGAAGCTGTTCCAGGCGGGCTCCTGGCTGCAGAAGCCGGTCAAGTCGGTGATGGAGGCGTTGGGGCACTGCCGTCCGTCCGAAAACCTGCAGCTGCTCGATCTGGGGTGCGGCGTCGGCCGAAACAGCATTCCGCTCGCGGAGCGGATGGGCCGCGGGGGCGGGAAGATCGTCTGTGTGGATCTGCTGCCGTCGGCGATCAGCCATCTGAACCGATATGCGGCACAATACGGTGTGGCGGACCGGATCGAAGGGGTGGTGTCCGATATCAGGAACTACCGGATTCCCCCTGACGCGTTCGATTATATGTTCTCCGTGTCGGCCCTCGAACACCTGGAAACCCAAGCGGCCTTCGATGGAGTCTTGACGGGCATGATGGAGGGCACGCGGGCCGGGGGAGTACACTGCCTGCTGATTAACGCGAATATCACAGAAACCGCGGTGGATACGGGAGAGTCCCTCGATCCCATGTTCGAGCTGCTGTTCGAAACGGATGAGCTGCTCGCCAGGCTCTCGGTCCGGTATCACGGGTGGCGGGTGCTTCAGCAAACGGTCAAGTCCTTCGTGATGAGAATCAAGCGGGATGGCCGGCCTGTGAAGCTGGGCACGGACGTGGTGACTTGGGCAGTACAAAAAATATGA
- a CDS encoding phytanoyl-CoA dioxygenase family protein, translated as MPQLLKSLTPEQKEHFDTEGYLIVKGLFTEEELTEIDRTFEEIGSRAVPGYFEPNLQAGTADPLSRYPRVMHPHRFNETARRYLLHPPVLAVLEDLYGEEALAAQSMFYYKPPGSRGQALHQDNFYLKVEPGNCIAAWTAVDAADEENGGLLVVPKTSGHEIVCPELADESESFTKHLVKVPPGLKAVPAVMDKGDVLFFNGNLIHGSYRNKSKDRFRRAFICHYAPASLAKIATHYRPLLRADGTPVDAETSMDGGPCGVEFDALYPH; from the coding sequence GTGCCACAACTGCTTAAATCACTAACCCCCGAGCAAAAAGAACACTTTGACACCGAGGGCTATCTGATCGTCAAAGGCCTGTTTACCGAGGAGGAGCTGACCGAGATCGACCGTACCTTCGAGGAGATCGGCAGCCGGGCGGTTCCCGGTTACTTTGAACCGAATCTGCAGGCGGGAACCGCCGATCCGCTCTCCCGTTACCCAAGAGTGATGCACCCCCACAGGTTCAATGAGACGGCACGCCGGTATCTGCTGCACCCACCGGTGCTGGCAGTCCTCGAGGATCTGTACGGGGAGGAGGCGCTCGCGGCCCAGAGCATGTTCTACTACAAGCCGCCGGGCTCCAGGGGGCAGGCGCTGCACCAGGACAATTTTTACCTGAAGGTGGAACCCGGCAACTGCATTGCCGCATGGACGGCGGTCGACGCGGCCGATGAAGAGAACGGAGGCCTGCTCGTGGTGCCGAAGACCAGCGGGCACGAGATCGTATGCCCCGAGCTTGCCGACGAGAGCGAGTCCTTCACGAAGCACCTCGTCAAAGTACCGCCGGGCCTCAAGGCCGTTCCGGCCGTGATGGACAAGGGCGATGTGCTCTTTTTCAACGGAAACCTTATCCACGGCTCCTATCGGAACAAGTCCAAGGACCGCTTCCGCCGGGCATTCATCTGCCACTATGCACCGGCTTCGCTGGCGAAGATCGCCACGCATTACCGGCCCCTGCTTCGGGCGGATGGTACGCCGGTGGATGCCGAAACCAGCATGGATGGGGGGCCCTGCGGTGTTGAATTCGACGCGCTCTATCCGCACTGA
- a CDS encoding PLP-dependent aminotransferase family protein codes for MLKYMELANEIEGLIETLPLREGGKLPSIRTLAQRYECSKSTIIRTLQELERQHRIYAVPKSGYYVVRSRAASEDTRTGVLDFIAAAPDPELFPYLDFQHCINKAIETYKNDLFVYGTPQGLPSLLRVVRSLLASSQIFTETDRLFVTSGVQQALSLLAAMPFPGGRRTVLIEQPGYHLMVRYLQTYGVPARGIRRTAEGIDMEELERLFRGGEIKFFYTMPRFHNPLGCSYTEDQKKQIVRLAAKHDVYLVEDDYMADFEENRRADPLFAHDPSRRVIYLKSFAKILFPGLRLGIAVLPPALAEVFSRHKKLQDIDTSMLSQAALEIYLKSGMFGRHKQRLSRSYAEKARLLQDSLQRAAGQLGDRAAFRPAPAPMIHTHLELHPGIDVPRLAARLARRSVLIGPMDQHYLEGFPRDPLLKLNVSQVKADEIERGVELIAEEISGSPLHTAKGLST; via the coding sequence ATGCTGAAATACATGGAATTGGCGAACGAAATCGAAGGGCTGATCGAGACCCTTCCGCTCCGGGAGGGCGGCAAGCTGCCCTCGATCCGTACGCTGGCCCAGCGCTATGAATGCAGCAAGAGCACGATCATCCGCACCCTGCAGGAGCTCGAACGGCAGCATCGCATCTACGCCGTGCCCAAAAGCGGCTACTACGTCGTCCGCAGCCGGGCGGCCTCGGAGGATACCCGTACCGGGGTGCTCGACTTCATCGCCGCCGCCCCGGACCCGGAGCTTTTTCCGTATCTCGACTTTCAGCACTGCATCAACAAGGCCATCGAAACCTACAAGAACGACCTGTTCGTCTACGGTACGCCCCAGGGCTTGCCCTCGCTGCTGCGTGTGGTCCGCAGTCTGCTTGCTTCCTCCCAGATATTCACGGAGACGGACCGCCTCTTCGTCACCTCCGGCGTTCAGCAGGCGCTGTCCCTGCTGGCCGCCATGCCGTTCCCCGGCGGCCGCCGCACCGTCCTGATCGAGCAGCCCGGCTACCATCTCATGGTTCGTTACCTTCAAACCTATGGCGTACCGGCCCGGGGCATCCGCCGTACAGCGGAGGGGATCGATATGGAAGAGCTGGAGCGCCTCTTCCGCGGAGGAGAGATCAAGTTCTTCTACACGATGCCCCGCTTTCACAATCCGCTCGGGTGCTCCTACACCGAGGATCAGAAAAAACAGATCGTGAGGCTCGCCGCGAAGCATGATGTCTACCTTGTCGAGGATGATTATATGGCGGACTTCGAGGAGAACCGCCGGGCCGATCCTCTCTTCGCCCATGATCCTTCGAGGCGCGTGATCTATCTCAAAAGCTTCGCCAAGATCCTGTTCCCGGGCCTGCGCCTGGGCATCGCGGTCCTGCCGCCGGCACTCGCCGAAGTGTTCTCCAGGCACAAGAAACTGCAGGATATCGACACCTCCATGCTGTCGCAGGCGGCGCTCGAAATCTACTTGAAGAGCGGCATGTTCGGGCGTCACAAGCAGCGGCTCTCCCGTTCCTATGCGGAGAAAGCCCGTCTGCTCCAAGACAGCCTGCAGAGAGCTGCCGGGCAGCTGGGGGATCGAGCAGCGTTCCGTCCGGCTCCGGCACCCATGATCCACACGCATCTGGAGCTGCATCCCGGGATCGACGTCCCCCGGCTGGCCGCCCGGCTCGCCCGCCGGTCCGTGCTGATCGGGCCGATGGATCAGCATTATCTGGAGGGCTTTCCCCGGGATCCTCTTCTCAAACTGAACGTATCGCAGGTGAAGGCGGACGAGATCGAACGGGGGGTGGAGCTGATCGCGGAGGAGATATCCGGAAGTCCTCTGCACACAGCCAAGGGGCTTAGCACCTAG